The following proteins are encoded in a genomic region of Rhizobium sp. CCGE531:
- a CDS encoding Rap1a/Tai family immunity protein, translating into MRLSLSVAALLLFLPQVALSEEAPQETAPIIGHVVTGKQLDEWCEEDRTLASVYIQGILDEAQRTKNLTIRATKQTPKNSSRYERYLQQFVGAFCLPPELSNAKATAIACKWMAEHSWQLERPASSLIARSYKFAFPCLEE; encoded by the coding sequence ATGAGGCTTTCGCTCTCCGTCGCAGCGCTTCTCCTTTTCCTGCCCCAGGTCGCGTTGAGCGAGGAAGCGCCGCAGGAGACAGCGCCCATCATCGGACATGTCGTGACCGGCAAACAGCTCGACGAATGGTGCGAAGAAGATCGCACGCTTGCCTCGGTCTATATACAGGGCATTCTCGACGAAGCGCAGCGGACGAAAAACCTGACGATCCGCGCCACCAAGCAGACGCCGAAGAACTCGTCCCGCTACGAGCGCTATCTTCAGCAGTTCGTCGGCGCCTTCTGCCTGCCGCCCGAGCTCAGCAACGCAAAGGCAACGGCGATCGCCTGCAAGTGGATGGCGGAACACTCCTGGCAGCTCGAGCGGCCTGCCAGCTCGTTGATTGCACGCTCCTACAAATTCGCCTTTCCATGCCTTGAGGAGTAG
- a CDS encoding protein-L-isoaspartate O-methyltransferase has product MDFEAARVKMVENQIRTTDVTSHSVLNAFLAVPRENFVPEKSKVLAYIDNDIEIAPAAAGKPARFLMEASPLAKLLQLGVITKEDKVLDLGCGTGYVSAILSLLAEKVVALESDEGLAAQAKANIAALGYDNVTVVTGDLEKGHAGNAPYDVIFIDGSIEQLPQGLLDQLGEDGRLITVIGYGHAARATVFMRERGAFSENVFFNASIKPLPGFAKAKEFVF; this is encoded by the coding sequence ATGGATTTCGAAGCAGCGCGCGTGAAGATGGTCGAGAACCAGATCCGGACGACGGATGTCACCTCCCATTCCGTGTTGAATGCCTTTTTGGCGGTGCCGCGCGAAAATTTCGTGCCGGAGAAGTCGAAGGTCCTGGCTTATATCGACAATGATATCGAGATCGCCCCCGCTGCGGCCGGCAAGCCAGCCCGCTTCCTAATGGAGGCATCGCCATTGGCGAAGCTCCTGCAGCTTGGCGTCATCACCAAGGAGGACAAGGTTCTCGATCTCGGCTGCGGCACCGGATATGTATCCGCCATCCTGTCGCTGCTTGCCGAGAAGGTTGTCGCCCTCGAAAGCGATGAGGGTCTTGCCGCCCAGGCCAAGGCTAATATCGCCGCTCTCGGCTACGACAATGTCACTGTTGTCACCGGCGATCTCGAAAAGGGCCACGCTGGCAACGCTCCCTACGATGTCATTTTCATCGATGGCTCGATCGAGCAATTGCCGCAGGGGCTGCTGGATCAGCTCGGTGAAGACGGCCGCCTGATCACGGTCATCGGCTATGGTCATGCCGCCCGCGCAACCGTTTTCATGCGCGAACGTGGCGCCTTCTCGGAAAACGTCTTTTTCAACGCATCGATCAAGCCGCTGCCGGGCTTTGCCAAGGCCAAGGAATTCGTATTCTGA
- a CDS encoding DUF2497 domain-containing protein, with the protein MNMAQPNVVREPSMEEILASIRRIIESNEPVGTKPISSPHLAASNMRDDDIPLTVDEEFAAADRVRAAEQDPRFVAANSQMPVAEPEDAGRGLSLADVAARVRAASERNTAALLNAGREPPQLRELPPAMAARLAEVHVEPIADVPLRHAITDIVAPVAPPAAQAVAEVEIDAEMDELQPTVAAPAPQLAAVQTAALAFPEPAVTVAAEMEASLPPAHLVSASPLMSEAAGAHVTRSFEELAAIVDGGPRRSLDELAQEMLRPMLQEWLDDNLPTLVERLVREEIERVARGPRR; encoded by the coding sequence ATGAATATGGCTCAGCCAAATGTAGTGCGTGAACCGTCCATGGAAGAGATTCTGGCATCGATCCGCAGGATCATCGAAAGCAACGAACCTGTGGGCACCAAGCCGATTTCTTCGCCGCATCTTGCCGCTTCCAACATGCGCGACGACGATATTCCGCTGACCGTGGATGAAGAGTTCGCTGCCGCGGATCGCGTCCGCGCCGCGGAGCAGGACCCGCGTTTCGTCGCCGCAAACTCGCAAATGCCCGTTGCAGAGCCGGAAGATGCCGGTCGTGGTTTGTCGCTGGCGGATGTCGCAGCGCGCGTCCGCGCCGCTTCCGAGCGCAACACCGCCGCCTTGCTGAATGCCGGGCGCGAGCCCCCGCAGCTGCGTGAACTGCCGCCGGCCATGGCTGCGCGTCTTGCCGAAGTCCACGTCGAGCCTATCGCCGACGTGCCGCTGCGGCATGCCATTACTGATATCGTAGCGCCGGTCGCTCCACCCGCCGCGCAGGCCGTGGCAGAAGTCGAGATCGATGCCGAAATGGATGAATTGCAGCCGACGGTAGCTGCCCCTGCGCCCCAATTGGCCGCAGTTCAGACAGCGGCATTGGCTTTCCCGGAACCCGCCGTAACCGTTGCGGCGGAAATGGAAGCTTCCCTGCCGCCGGCTCACCTCGTGTCTGCGTCGCCGCTGATGTCTGAAGCGGCCGGCGCGCACGTTACCCGTTCGTTTGAAGAGCTTGCCGCCATTGTCGACGGCGGCCCGCGCCGCTCCCTCGATGAGCTGGCTCAGGAGATGCTGCGGCCTATGCTGCAGGAATGGCTCGACGACAATCTGCCGACCCTTGTCGAGCGTCTCGTGCGCGAGGAAATCGAACGAGTGGCCCGCGGCCCGCGCCGCTGA
- a CDS encoding valine--tRNA ligase: MLDKTYDSAAVEPKIAQKWDEADAFRAGANAKPGAETFTIVIPPPNVTGSLHMGHALNNTLQDIMVRFERMRGKDVLWQPGMDHAGIATQMVVERRLAERQQPDRHKMGREAFIEKVWEWKAESGGLIFNQLKRLGASCDWSRERFTMDEGLSEAVLEVFVTLYKEGLIYRDKRLVNWDPKMLTAISDIEVEQHEVNGNLWYLRYPLEPGVTYQHPVAFDDEGKPTEWETRDYLVVATTRPETMLGDTGVAVNPSDERYKSIIGKHVILPIVGRRIPIVADEYPDPTAGTGAVKMTPAHDFNDFDVGKRRGLRVVNILTPEATITIKDNEDFLEGLDHPAALHGAWDELEGKDRFEARKIIVRIFEESGLLDKVEPHKHTVPHGDRGGVPIEPRLTEQWYVDAKTLAEPAIASVRDGRTKLVPKSWDKTYYDWMENIQPWCVSRQLWWGHQIPAWYGPDGQVFVEKTEEEALQAAIQHYLSHEGPMKAYVEDLLENFKPGEILTRDEDVLDTWFSSALWPFSTLGWPDETPELERYYPTNVLVTGFDIIFFWVARMMMMGLHFMKDENGEPVEPFSTVYVHALVRDKNGQKMSKSKGNVIDPLELIDQYGADSLRFTLAIMAAQGRDVKLDPARIAGYRNFGTKLWNATRFAEMNGAKSDPHFVPEAAELTVNRWILTELARAERDVTEALESFRFNDAASALYRFIWNQFCDWYLELLKPIFNGDDESAKAEAQSCAAYVLEETYKLLHPFMPFMTEELWAHTAGEGNERGGLICHADWPAPSYADDVAADEINWLIDLVSGIRSVRAEMNVPPAATAPLVVVDANSLTRERLFRHDAAIKRLARVETVSLADTAPKGAAQIIVGEATICLPLGSLIDLSAEKARLEKAIAKNDQEIARINGKLSNEKFVANANPDVVAAERERLGELEGQQASLKVALARVSEAS, from the coding sequence ATGCTCGACAAAACATATGATTCCGCCGCAGTCGAACCGAAGATCGCCCAAAAATGGGATGAGGCCGACGCCTTTCGCGCCGGTGCGAACGCCAAGCCGGGCGCGGAAACCTTCACCATCGTCATTCCGCCGCCGAACGTGACCGGTTCGCTGCACATGGGCCATGCGCTGAACAACACGCTGCAGGACATCATGGTGCGGTTCGAGCGCATGCGCGGCAAGGACGTTCTCTGGCAGCCCGGCATGGATCATGCCGGCATCGCCACGCAGATGGTCGTCGAGCGTCGTCTCGCCGAACGCCAGCAGCCGGATCGCCACAAGATGGGCCGCGAGGCCTTCATCGAGAAGGTCTGGGAATGGAAGGCGGAATCGGGCGGCTTGATCTTCAATCAGCTCAAGCGCCTCGGTGCCTCCTGCGACTGGTCGCGCGAACGCTTCACCATGGACGAGGGCCTGTCGGAGGCTGTTCTCGAAGTCTTCGTCACGCTCTACAAGGAAGGCCTGATCTATCGCGACAAGCGGCTGGTCAACTGGGATCCGAAGATGCTGACCGCGATTTCGGATATCGAGGTCGAGCAGCACGAGGTCAACGGCAATCTCTGGTACCTGCGTTACCCGCTGGAGCCAGGCGTCACCTATCAGCACCCGGTTGCCTTCGATGACGAGGGCAAGCCGACGGAATGGGAAACGCGCGACTATCTTGTCGTCGCCACCACCCGTCCCGAGACCATGCTCGGCGATACCGGCGTCGCGGTCAATCCGAGCGACGAGCGCTATAAGTCGATCATCGGCAAGCATGTCATCCTGCCGATCGTCGGCCGCCGCATCCCGATCGTCGCCGACGAATATCCGGATCCGACGGCAGGGACCGGTGCGGTCAAGATGACGCCGGCGCATGATTTCAACGACTTCGACGTCGGCAAGCGCCGCGGCCTGCGCGTCGTCAATATTCTGACCCCGGAAGCCACCATCACCATCAAGGACAACGAGGACTTCCTCGAAGGTCTCGATCATCCGGCCGCTCTGCACGGCGCATGGGATGAGCTGGAAGGTAAGGACCGCTTCGAGGCGCGTAAGATTATCGTCCGCATTTTTGAGGAATCCGGGCTGCTCGATAAGGTCGAGCCGCACAAGCACACGGTTCCGCACGGCGACCGAGGCGGCGTGCCGATCGAACCGCGCCTGACCGAACAGTGGTATGTCGACGCCAAGACGCTCGCCGAGCCGGCGATCGCCTCCGTTCGCGATGGCCGCACCAAGCTCGTCCCGAAGAGCTGGGACAAGACCTATTACGACTGGATGGAGAACATCCAGCCCTGGTGCGTTTCCCGTCAGCTCTGGTGGGGTCACCAGATTCCCGCATGGTACGGACCGGATGGCCAGGTCTTCGTCGAAAAGACCGAGGAAGAGGCGCTGCAGGCGGCGATCCAGCATTATCTCTCGCATGAGGGGCCGATGAAGGCCTATGTCGAGGACCTGCTGGAGAACTTCAAGCCGGGCGAAATCCTGACGCGCGACGAAGACGTGCTCGATACCTGGTTCTCCTCCGCGCTCTGGCCGTTCTCGACGCTCGGCTGGCCGGATGAGACGCCGGAACTGGAGCGCTACTATCCGACGAACGTTCTCGTCACCGGCTTCGACATCATCTTCTTCTGGGTTGCCCGCATGATGATGATGGGCCTTCATTTCATGAAGGATGAGAACGGCGAGCCTGTCGAGCCGTTCAGCACGGTCTATGTCCACGCCCTGGTGCGCGACAAGAACGGGCAGAAGATGTCGAAGTCCAAGGGCAACGTCATCGATCCCCTCGAACTGATCGACCAGTACGGCGCCGATTCGCTGCGCTTTACGCTCGCGATCATGGCGGCGCAGGGACGTGACGTGAAGCTCGATCCGGCCCGCATCGCCGGCTACCGCAACTTCGGCACCAAGTTGTGGAATGCCACGCGTTTTGCCGAGATGAACGGCGCCAAGAGCGATCCGCACTTCGTGCCGGAAGCCGCCGAACTCACCGTCAATCGCTGGATCCTGACCGAATTGGCGCGTGCCGAGCGCGACGTTACCGAGGCGCTGGAAAGCTTCCGCTTCAACGATGCGGCAAGCGCGCTCTACCGCTTCATCTGGAATCAGTTCTGCGATTGGTATCTCGAACTGCTGAAGCCGATCTTCAACGGCGACGACGAGAGCGCCAAGGCGGAGGCGCAGTCCTGCGCCGCCTATGTTCTCGAAGAGACCTACAAGCTGCTGCATCCGTTCATGCCCTTCATGACCGAGGAGCTTTGGGCGCATACGGCGGGCGAGGGCAACGAGCGCGGTGGCCTGATCTGCCATGCTGATTGGCCGGCGCCTTCCTATGCGGACGATGTTGCCGCCGATGAAATCAACTGGCTGATCGATCTCGTTTCCGGCATTCGTTCGGTGCGCGCGGAAATGAACGTGCCGCCGGCAGCGACCGCGCCGCTGGTGGTCGTCGATGCGAACAGCCTGACGCGGGAGCGCCTATTCCGTCACGACGCCGCCATCAAGCGGCTGGCGCGCGTCGAAACGGTCTCGCTTGCCGACACGGCACCGAAAGGCGCGGCGCAGATCATCGTCGGCGAGGCGACCATCTGCCTGCCGCTCGGCAGCCTCATCGATCTCTCGGCCGAAAAGGCGCGTCTCGAAAAGGCCATCGCCAAGAACGACCAGGAGATCGCGCGCATCAACGGCAAGCTTTCGAACGAGAAGTTCGTTGCGAACGCGAATCCGGATGTGGTCGCCGCCGAGCGCGAACGCCTCGGTGAACTCGAAGGGCAACAGGCGAGCCTCAAGGTGGCACTGGCTCGGGTCAGCGAAGCGAGCTGA
- a CDS encoding OmpP1/FadL family transporter, translating into MAFSIALRGAVSLVIGTSFASAAFAGGLDRAGYDIDLLFDKGRYVFESGVTYVMPDRKLKNAKDTDPSDGNLNNRSHSTDASENYAMPFAAFKIGITDNIDCMADYSQPFGGHLNEGQNWAGANNEIEVKVRTNNYGATCSYKFDAGPGELRFIGGGFYQEVSGFKSRLVSAIPAPLSSVYDGVGSLDVDGHGWGWRAGLAYEIPEYAFRTSLVYNSRVKYDNLKGSVDLSELPPIRPFFGAVTSVFGSAEAPDSLEWKVQSGIAPDWLAFGSVKWTNWSVLQSIALCPTSTRGVASCRTGGPTQLTSLDLLYRDGWTITGGIGHKFNDKWSGAVSLSWDRGTSEGYGMNSDTWTLGAGVAYKATEHVQFNFGGALGLMTSGKSGPITRGGIVYGDDASYSFGNDLVAALQTSVKVSF; encoded by the coding sequence ATGGCATTTTCTATTGCGTTGAGGGGCGCAGTTTCACTGGTCATCGGCACGTCTTTTGCGAGCGCGGCCTTTGCCGGCGGCCTCGACCGTGCCGGTTATGACATCGATTTGCTCTTCGACAAGGGCCGTTATGTTTTCGAGTCCGGCGTTACCTATGTCATGCCCGACCGCAAGTTGAAGAATGCGAAAGACACCGATCCGAGCGACGGCAATCTCAATAACCGAAGCCACTCGACCGATGCCTCGGAAAATTATGCGATGCCCTTTGCCGCCTTTAAGATCGGCATCACCGACAACATCGACTGCATGGCCGACTATTCTCAGCCATTCGGCGGGCATCTCAATGAAGGCCAGAACTGGGCCGGCGCCAACAATGAAATCGAGGTGAAGGTTCGCACGAACAATTACGGGGCCACCTGCTCGTACAAGTTCGATGCTGGCCCGGGCGAGCTGCGTTTCATCGGCGGCGGTTTCTATCAGGAGGTCAGCGGTTTCAAATCACGCCTCGTCTCAGCCATCCCGGCTCCGCTTTCCTCCGTCTACGACGGTGTCGGCTCGCTTGACGTCGACGGTCACGGCTGGGGCTGGCGCGCCGGTCTGGCCTATGAAATCCCGGAATATGCCTTCCGCACGAGCCTCGTCTACAATAGCCGGGTCAAGTACGACAACCTCAAGGGCAGCGTCGATCTGAGCGAGCTGCCGCCGATTCGGCCGTTCTTCGGTGCGGTAACCTCCGTCTTCGGGTCGGCCGAGGCTCCGGACTCGCTGGAGTGGAAAGTGCAGAGCGGCATCGCGCCGGACTGGCTGGCCTTCGGCTCGGTCAAATGGACGAATTGGAGCGTGCTGCAAAGCATCGCCCTTTGCCCGACCTCGACCCGTGGCGTCGCCTCGTGCAGGACCGGCGGCCCGACGCAACTGACGTCGCTTGACCTCTTGTATCGCGATGGCTGGACCATTACGGGCGGTATCGGACACAAGTTCAATGACAAGTGGAGCGGCGCCGTCAGCCTGAGCTGGGATCGTGGTACCAGCGAGGGCTACGGCATGAACTCCGACACATGGACGCTCGGTGCGGGTGTTGCCTACAAGGCGACGGAGCATGTTCAGTTCAACTTCGGCGGCGCACTTGGCCTGATGACATCAGGCAAATCCGGACCGATCACTCGCGGCGGCATCGTCTACGGCGACGACGCCAGCTACAGCTTCGGTAATGACTTGGTCGCCGCTCTTCAGACTTCGGTGAAAGTCAGCTTCTGA
- the exoR gene encoding exopolysaccharide production regulator ExoR: protein MFKSEFISARVMMLSLSLATAVALAGQAKAFDITAGVTKESGPFDLFKFGFKAYKNGQKEEAVEAYRYAAEKGHTGSRWALANMYADGDGVTQSDFEAFKIYSEIAQQGVEPGSEDTGFFINALLALASYYKTGITNSPVKIDLNQARQLYFQVASTFGVPEAQFQLAQMMLSGEGGATNVQQAKKWLNQARKSGHPGAMSVFGNILFQEGQSIRGLAFMTAALDKCKPKDCSWMEDLQEKAFSVANENDRRVAVSMAHQLDVAGSD from the coding sequence ATGTTTAAGTCCGAGTTCATATCAGCGAGAGTCATGATGCTCAGCCTGTCCCTCGCCACGGCAGTGGCGCTGGCGGGTCAAGCCAAGGCATTCGATATCACTGCCGGCGTCACCAAGGAATCGGGTCCGTTCGACCTCTTCAAGTTCGGCTTCAAGGCCTACAAGAACGGGCAGAAGGAGGAGGCGGTCGAAGCCTATCGCTACGCCGCCGAAAAGGGCCATACCGGCTCGCGCTGGGCTCTCGCCAACATGTATGCCGATGGCGACGGCGTTACGCAGAGCGATTTCGAAGCTTTCAAGATCTATAGCGAGATCGCCCAGCAGGGCGTCGAGCCCGGCTCGGAAGATACCGGCTTCTTTATCAACGCGCTGCTCGCTCTAGCCAGCTACTACAAGACCGGCATTACCAACAGCCCGGTCAAGATCGATCTGAACCAGGCTCGCCAGCTCTATTTCCAGGTCGCTTCGACCTTCGGCGTTCCCGAGGCGCAGTTCCAGTTGGCGCAGATGATGCTCTCCGGCGAGGGCGGTGCCACCAATGTGCAGCAGGCCAAGAAGTGGCTGAACCAGGCGCGCAAGAGCGGTCACCCGGGCGCCATGTCCGTCTTCGGCAATATCCTGTTCCAGGAAGGTCAATCCATCCGGGGCCTCGCCTTCATGACCGCGGCATTGGATAAGTGCAAGCCGAAGGACTGCAGCTGGATGGAAGACCTGCAGGAGAAGGCATTTTCTGTTGCCAATGAGAACGACCGTCGCGTGGCGGTCTCCATGGCCCATCAGCTTGACGTCGCCGGCTCCGATTGA
- the xth gene encoding exodeoxyribonuclease III: protein MKIATWNINGVKARIENLCQWLKDSNPDIACLQEIKTVDEGFPRLEVEALGYHVETHGQKGFNGVAILSKIKPDEVTRGLPGDDGDEQSRFMEAVFSVPGHGALRVCCLYLPNGNPVDTEKYPYKLGWMERLRKFASDRLALEEPLVLAGDYNVIPEPHDCFDPKVWESDALFLPQTRQSFRQLEHLGFTDAVRATTDAVKLYSFWDYQAGAWPKNNGIRIDHLMLSPEAADRLTATAIEKHVRAWEKPSDHVPVIAHLDFGN from the coding sequence ATGAAAATCGCCACCTGGAACATCAACGGCGTCAAAGCGCGTATCGAGAACCTCTGCCAGTGGCTGAAGGATTCGAACCCGGACATCGCCTGCCTGCAGGAGATCAAGACCGTCGACGAAGGTTTTCCGCGGCTGGAGGTGGAGGCGCTCGGCTATCATGTCGAGACCCACGGGCAGAAAGGCTTCAATGGTGTCGCCATTCTCTCCAAGATCAAGCCGGATGAAGTGACGCGGGGACTGCCCGGCGACGATGGCGACGAACAGTCCCGCTTCATGGAAGCAGTGTTTTCCGTGCCCGGGCATGGCGCCCTGCGCGTCTGCTGCCTCTATCTGCCGAACGGCAATCCGGTCGATACCGAGAAATATCCCTACAAACTTGGCTGGATGGAGCGCCTACGCAAATTCGCGTCGGATCGACTGGCCCTTGAGGAGCCTCTGGTCCTCGCCGGCGACTACAATGTCATTCCGGAGCCGCATGACTGCTTCGATCCGAAGGTCTGGGAGAGCGATGCGCTGTTCCTGCCGCAAACGCGCCAGTCTTTCCGTCAGCTCGAACATCTCGGCTTTACGGATGCTGTGCGCGCCACGACGGATGCAGTGAAGCTTTACTCATTCTGGGATTACCAGGCCGGCGCCTGGCCGAAGAACAATGGCATCCGGATTGATCACCTGATGCTCTCGCCGGAGGCGGCCGATCGGCTCACCGCGACGGCGATCGAGAAGCATGTGCGCGCCTGGGAAAAGCCTTCCGACCACGTGCCCGTCATCGCGCATCTCGATTTCGGCAACTAA